The following proteins are co-located in the Acropora palmata chromosome 11, jaAcrPala1.3, whole genome shotgun sequence genome:
- the LOC141896496 gene encoding uncharacterized protein LOC141896496 has product MECDQTVNDHTTQETEEEMKVKCPCGNNEDDGLMVLCGVCDHWQHAVCFDILKQDEAPPLHVCNDCAKGKYSGKCTDSTLVSLSSTALQATCLWRRTLLACSDLNRILPTNLARCLKVEMSIAQGLVKRLEKEGFVRSTSRGKRFGKVVNKTKLLSEGFHKYFSRKPSSELDSNIDKSEKAVHEKNYELEVVENVTQQCSRMDVSGNLQLSNKKKQNPKGSKRAISLKEEATEFEISHSQECDQDDLHMSKRRKASIARSPILV; this is encoded by the exons ATGGAATGTGACCAGACAGTCAATG ATCACACTACACAAGAAACAGAGGAGGAAATGAAAGTCAAGTGTCCTTGTGGAAATAATGAG GATGATGGTTTGATGGTCCTGTGTGGAGTTTGTGACCACTGGCAGCATGCAGtttgttttgatattttaaagcAGGACGAGGCACCACCACTCCATGTGTGCAATGACTGTGCCAAG GGCAAATACAGTGGTAAATGTACCGACTCAACCCTGGTTAGCCTTAGCAGCACGGCTTTGCAG GCTACCTGTCTCTGGCGAAGAACCTTACTAGCGTGCAGTGACTTGAACAGGATACTCCCAACCAATTTGGCTCGTTGCCTCA AGGTCGAAATGAGTATTGCACAGGGCTTGGTCAAACGATTGGAGAAAGAGGGATTTGTCAGAAGTACTTCAAGAGGAAAGAG atttggAAAAGTCGTAAACAAGACTAAACTTTTGTCGGAGGGTTTCCACAAATATTTCAGCAGGAAACCCTCATCCGAGTTGGACAGTAATATTGACAAGTCAGAGAAGGCTGTCCATGAGAAAAATTACGAACTGGAAGTGGTAG AAAACGTAACTCAACAATGTTCGAGAATGGATGTTTCAGGAAACTTGCAGTTGTCAAATAAGAAG AAGCAAAACCCAAAGGGCTCGAAGAGAGCCATATCACTTAAAGAAGAG GCGACAGAATTCGAAATTTCTCACAGTCAGGAGTGTGACCAAGATGATCTTCACATGTCTAAAAGACGCAAAGCTAGTATTGCAAGGAGTCCAATTCTGGTTTGA